Proteins from a genomic interval of Rattus norvegicus strain BN/NHsdMcwi chromosome 2, GRCr8, whole genome shotgun sequence:
- the Ccnl1 gene encoding cyclin-L1 — protein MASGPHPTSTAAAASASSAAPSAGGSSSGTTTTTTTTTGGILIGDRLYSEVSLTIDHSVIPEERLSPTPSMQDGLDLPSETDLRILGCELIQAAGILLRLPQVAMATGQVLFHRFFYSKSFVKHSFEIVAMACINLASKIEEAPRRIRDVINVFHHLRQLRGKRTPSPLILDQNYINTKNQVIKAERRVLKELGFCVHVKHPHKIIVMYLQVLECERNQTLVQTAWNYMNDSLRTNVFVRFQPETIACACIYLAARALQIPLPTRPHWFLLFGTTEEEIQEICIETLRLYTRKKPNYELLEKEVEKRKVALQEAKLKAKGLNLDGTPALSTLGGFSPASKPSSPREVKAEEKSPVSINVKTVKKEPEDRQQASKSPYNGVRKDSKRSRNSRSASRSRSRTRSRSRSHTPRRHYNNRRSRSGTYSSRSRSRSRSHSESPRRHHNHGSPHLKAKHTREDLKSSNRHGHKRKKSRSRSQSKTRDHSDVTKKHRHERGHHRDRRERSRSFERSHKGKHHGGSRSGHGRHRR, from the exons ATGGCGTCCGGGCCTCACCCGACATCGACCGCTGCCGCCGCCTCTGCCTCGTCCGCCGCCCCGAGTGCGGGCGGCTCCAGCTCCGGCACGACGAccacgacgacgacgacgaccgGAGGGATCCTGATTGGCGACCGCCTGTACTCGGAGGTGTCGCTTACCATCGACCACTCGGTGATTCCGGAGGAGCGGCTCTCGCCTACCCCGTCCATGCAGGACGGCCTCGACCTGCCCAGCGAGACGGACCTGCGCATCTTAGGCTGCGAGCTCATCCAGGCCGCCGGCATTCTCCTCCGGCTGCCGCAG GTGGCGATGGCTACGGGGCAGGTGTTGTTTCATCGTTTTTTCTACTCCAAGTCTTTCGTCAAACACAGTTTCGAG aTTGTTGCCATGGCCTGTATTAATCTTGCATCAAAAATTGAAGAAGCACCAAGAAGAATAAGAGATGTGATTAATGTATTCCACCACCTCCGCCAGTTAAGAGGAAAAAG GACTCCAAGCCCCCTGATCCTTGATCAGAACTACATTAACACCAAAAATCAAGTTATCAAGGCAGAGAGGAGGGTGCTAAAGGAGTTGGGATTTTGTGTTCATGTCAAGCATCCCCATAAG ATCATTGTAATGTATTTACAAGTCTTAGAATGTGAACGTAACCAAACCCTGGTTCAGACTGCCTG GAATTATATGAATGACAGTCTTCGAACCAATGTTTTTGTTCGCTTTCAACCAGAGACTATAGCATGTGCTTGTATCTACCTTGCAGCTAGAGCACTTCAA ATTCCATTGCCAACTCGGCCCCATTGGTTTCTTCTTTTTGGTACCACAGAAGAGGAGATTCAAGAAATCTGCATAGAGACACTTAGACTTTATACCAGGAAAAAG CCTAACTATGAATTGCTGGAAaaggaagtagaaaaaagaaaagtagcctTACAGGAAGCCAAGTTAAAGGCAAAGGGATTGAATCTTGATGGAACTCCAGCCCTTTCCACTTTAGGTGGTTTTTCTCCAGCCTCCAAACCAT catcaccaagagaagtAAAAGCTGAAGAGAAATCACCAGTTTCCATTAATGTGAAGACAGTCAAAAAAGAACCTGAGGATAGACAACAAGCTTCCAAAAGCCCTTATAATGG TGTAAGAAAAGACAGCAAGAGAAGCAGAAACAGCAGAAGTGCCAGTAGATCAAGGTCAAGAACCAGGTCACGCTCTAGATCACACACCCCAAGAAGACA TTATAATAATAGGCGAAGTCGATCTGGAACATACAGCTCAAGATCAAGAAGCAGGTCTCGCAGTCACAGTGAAAGTCCTCGAAGACATCATAATCATGGTTCTCCTCACCTTAAGGCCAAACATACCAGAGAAGATTTAAAAAGCTCAAATAGACATggtcataaaaggaaaaaatctcGGTCTCGATCTCAGAGCAAGACTCGGGATCACTCAGATGTTACCAAGAAACACAGGCATGAAAGGGGGCATCACAGAGACAGGCGTGAAAGATCTCGCTCCTTTGAGAGGTCCCATAAAGGCAAGCACCACGGTGGAAGTCGCTCAGGACATGGCAGGCATAGGCGCTGA
- the Ccnl1 gene encoding cyclin-L1 isoform X2: protein MKLSSWQQTPSPLILDQNYINTKNQVIKAERRVLKELGFCVHVKHPHKIIVMYLQVLECERNQTLVQTAWNYMNDSLRTNVFVRFQPETIACACIYLAARALQIPLPTRPHWFLLFGTTEEEIQEICIETLRLYTRKKPNYELLEKEVEKRKVALQEAKLKAKGLNLDGTPALSTLGGFSPASKPSSPREVKAEEKSPVSINVKTVKKEPEDRQQASKSPYNGVRKDSKRSRNSRSASRSRSRTRSRSRSHTPRRHYNNRRSRSGTYSSRSRSRSRSHSESPRRHHNHGSPHLKAKHTREDLKSSNRHGHKRKKSRSRSQSKTRDHSDVTKKHRHERGHHRDRRERSRSFERSHKGKHHGGSRSGHGRHRR, encoded by the exons ATGAAGCTGTCGTCATGGCAACA GACTCCAAGCCCCCTGATCCTTGATCAGAACTACATTAACACCAAAAATCAAGTTATCAAGGCAGAGAGGAGGGTGCTAAAGGAGTTGGGATTTTGTGTTCATGTCAAGCATCCCCATAAG ATCATTGTAATGTATTTACAAGTCTTAGAATGTGAACGTAACCAAACCCTGGTTCAGACTGCCTG GAATTATATGAATGACAGTCTTCGAACCAATGTTTTTGTTCGCTTTCAACCAGAGACTATAGCATGTGCTTGTATCTACCTTGCAGCTAGAGCACTTCAA ATTCCATTGCCAACTCGGCCCCATTGGTTTCTTCTTTTTGGTACCACAGAAGAGGAGATTCAAGAAATCTGCATAGAGACACTTAGACTTTATACCAGGAAAAAG CCTAACTATGAATTGCTGGAAaaggaagtagaaaaaagaaaagtagcctTACAGGAAGCCAAGTTAAAGGCAAAGGGATTGAATCTTGATGGAACTCCAGCCCTTTCCACTTTAGGTGGTTTTTCTCCAGCCTCCAAACCAT catcaccaagagaagtAAAAGCTGAAGAGAAATCACCAGTTTCCATTAATGTGAAGACAGTCAAAAAAGAACCTGAGGATAGACAACAAGCTTCCAAAAGCCCTTATAATGG TGTAAGAAAAGACAGCAAGAGAAGCAGAAACAGCAGAAGTGCCAGTAGATCAAGGTCAAGAACCAGGTCACGCTCTAGATCACACACCCCAAGAAGACA TTATAATAATAGGCGAAGTCGATCTGGAACATACAGCTCAAGATCAAGAAGCAGGTCTCGCAGTCACAGTGAAAGTCCTCGAAGACATCATAATCATGGTTCTCCTCACCTTAAGGCCAAACATACCAGAGAAGATTTAAAAAGCTCAAATAGACATggtcataaaaggaaaaaatctcGGTCTCGATCTCAGAGCAAGACTCGGGATCACTCAGATGTTACCAAGAAACACAGGCATGAAAGGGGGCATCACAGAGACAGGCGTGAAAGATCTCGCTCCTTTGAGAGGTCCCATAAAGGCAAGCACCACGGTGGAAGTCGCTCAGGACATGGCAGGCATAGGCGCTGA
- the Ccnl1 gene encoding cyclin-L1 isoform X1, whose amino-acid sequence MATVSEVSKSPRRSQCSENRSLESGTNRTPSPLILDQNYINTKNQVIKAERRVLKELGFCVHVKHPHKIIVMYLQVLECERNQTLVQTAWNYMNDSLRTNVFVRFQPETIACACIYLAARALQIPLPTRPHWFLLFGTTEEEIQEICIETLRLYTRKKPNYELLEKEVEKRKVALQEAKLKAKGLNLDGTPALSTLGGFSPASKPSSPREVKAEEKSPVSINVKTVKKEPEDRQQASKSPYNGVRKDSKRSRNSRSASRSRSRTRSRSRSHTPRRHYNNRRSRSGTYSSRSRSRSRSHSESPRRHHNHGSPHLKAKHTREDLKSSNRHGHKRKKSRSRSQSKTRDHSDVTKKHRHERGHHRDRRERSRSFERSHKGKHHGGSRSGHGRHRR is encoded by the exons ATGGCAACAGTGAGTGAAGTATCGAAATCCCCAAGGAGAAGCCAGTGTTCTGAGAATAGGTCACTGGAATCGGGGACTAACAG GACTCCAAGCCCCCTGATCCTTGATCAGAACTACATTAACACCAAAAATCAAGTTATCAAGGCAGAGAGGAGGGTGCTAAAGGAGTTGGGATTTTGTGTTCATGTCAAGCATCCCCATAAG ATCATTGTAATGTATTTACAAGTCTTAGAATGTGAACGTAACCAAACCCTGGTTCAGACTGCCTG GAATTATATGAATGACAGTCTTCGAACCAATGTTTTTGTTCGCTTTCAACCAGAGACTATAGCATGTGCTTGTATCTACCTTGCAGCTAGAGCACTTCAA ATTCCATTGCCAACTCGGCCCCATTGGTTTCTTCTTTTTGGTACCACAGAAGAGGAGATTCAAGAAATCTGCATAGAGACACTTAGACTTTATACCAGGAAAAAG CCTAACTATGAATTGCTGGAAaaggaagtagaaaaaagaaaagtagcctTACAGGAAGCCAAGTTAAAGGCAAAGGGATTGAATCTTGATGGAACTCCAGCCCTTTCCACTTTAGGTGGTTTTTCTCCAGCCTCCAAACCAT catcaccaagagaagtAAAAGCTGAAGAGAAATCACCAGTTTCCATTAATGTGAAGACAGTCAAAAAAGAACCTGAGGATAGACAACAAGCTTCCAAAAGCCCTTATAATGG TGTAAGAAAAGACAGCAAGAGAAGCAGAAACAGCAGAAGTGCCAGTAGATCAAGGTCAAGAACCAGGTCACGCTCTAGATCACACACCCCAAGAAGACA TTATAATAATAGGCGAAGTCGATCTGGAACATACAGCTCAAGATCAAGAAGCAGGTCTCGCAGTCACAGTGAAAGTCCTCGAAGACATCATAATCATGGTTCTCCTCACCTTAAGGCCAAACATACCAGAGAAGATTTAAAAAGCTCAAATAGACATggtcataaaaggaaaaaatctcGGTCTCGATCTCAGAGCAAGACTCGGGATCACTCAGATGTTACCAAGAAACACAGGCATGAAAGGGGGCATCACAGAGACAGGCGTGAAAGATCTCGCTCCTTTGAGAGGTCCCATAAAGGCAAGCACCACGGTGGAAGTCGCTCAGGACATGGCAGGCATAGGCGCTGA
- the Ccnl1 gene encoding cyclin-L1 isoform X3: protein MASGPHPTSTAAAASASSAAPSAGGSSSGTTTTTTTTTGGILIGDRLYSEVSLTIDHSVIPEERLSPTPSMQDGLDLPSETDLRILGCELIQAAGILLRLPQVAMATGQVLFHRFFYSKSFVKHSFEIVAMACINLASKIEEAPRRIRDVINVFHHLRQLRGKRTPSPLILDQNYINTKNQVIKAERRVLKELGFCVHVKHPHKIIVMYLQVLECERNQTLVQTAWVVHDGKS from the exons ATGGCGTCCGGGCCTCACCCGACATCGACCGCTGCCGCCGCCTCTGCCTCGTCCGCCGCCCCGAGTGCGGGCGGCTCCAGCTCCGGCACGACGAccacgacgacgacgacgaccgGAGGGATCCTGATTGGCGACCGCCTGTACTCGGAGGTGTCGCTTACCATCGACCACTCGGTGATTCCGGAGGAGCGGCTCTCGCCTACCCCGTCCATGCAGGACGGCCTCGACCTGCCCAGCGAGACGGACCTGCGCATCTTAGGCTGCGAGCTCATCCAGGCCGCCGGCATTCTCCTCCGGCTGCCGCAG GTGGCGATGGCTACGGGGCAGGTGTTGTTTCATCGTTTTTTCTACTCCAAGTCTTTCGTCAAACACAGTTTCGAG aTTGTTGCCATGGCCTGTATTAATCTTGCATCAAAAATTGAAGAAGCACCAAGAAGAATAAGAGATGTGATTAATGTATTCCACCACCTCCGCCAGTTAAGAGGAAAAAG GACTCCAAGCCCCCTGATCCTTGATCAGAACTACATTAACACCAAAAATCAAGTTATCAAGGCAGAGAGGAGGGTGCTAAAGGAGTTGGGATTTTGTGTTCATGTCAAGCATCCCCATAAG ATCATTGTAATGTATTTACAAGTCTTAGAATGTGAACGTAACCAAACCCTGGTTCAGACTGCCTG GGTAGTCCATGATGGTAAGTCATAG
- the Ccnl1 gene encoding cyclin-L1 isoform X4: MASGPHPTSTAAAASASSAAPSAGGSSSGTTTTTTTTTGGILIGDRLYSEVSLTIDHSVIPEERLSPTPSMQDGLDLPSETDLRILGCELIQAAGILLRLPQVAMATGQVLFHRFFYSKSFVKHSFEIVAMACINLASKIEEAPRRIRDVINVFHHLRQLRGKSDQLHLPKPG; encoded by the exons ATGGCGTCCGGGCCTCACCCGACATCGACCGCTGCCGCCGCCTCTGCCTCGTCCGCCGCCCCGAGTGCGGGCGGCTCCAGCTCCGGCACGACGAccacgacgacgacgacgaccgGAGGGATCCTGATTGGCGACCGCCTGTACTCGGAGGTGTCGCTTACCATCGACCACTCGGTGATTCCGGAGGAGCGGCTCTCGCCTACCCCGTCCATGCAGGACGGCCTCGACCTGCCCAGCGAGACGGACCTGCGCATCTTAGGCTGCGAGCTCATCCAGGCCGCCGGCATTCTCCTCCGGCTGCCGCAG GTGGCGATGGCTACGGGGCAGGTGTTGTTTCATCGTTTTTTCTACTCCAAGTCTTTCGTCAAACACAGTTTCGAG aTTGTTGCCATGGCCTGTATTAATCTTGCATCAAAAATTGAAGAAGCACCAAGAAGAATAAGAGATGTGATTAATGTATTCCACCACCTCCGCCAGTTAAGAGGAAAAAG CGACCAGCTACATTTACCAAAGCCTGGGTGA